A single window of Bos javanicus breed banteng chromosome 19, ARS-OSU_banteng_1.0, whole genome shotgun sequence DNA harbors:
- the TMEM11 gene encoding transmembrane protein 11, mitochondrial isoform X4, whose translation MVSLSATDCYIVHEIYNGENAQDQFEYELEQALEAQYKYIVIEPTRIGDETARWITVGNCLHKTTVLAGTACLFTPLALPLDYSHYISLPAGVLSLACCTLYGISWQFDPCCKYQVEYDAYRLSRLPLHTLTSSTPVVLVRKDDLHRKRLHNTIALAALVYCVKKIYELCAV comes from the exons AT GGTGAGCCTGTCGGCCACAGACTGTTACATTGTACACGAGATCTACAACGGGGAGAACGCCCAAGACCAGTTTGAGTATGAGCTGGAGCAGGCCCTGGAAGCCCAGTACAAGTACATCGTGATCGAGCCCACCCGCATCGGCGACGAGACGGCCCGCTGGATCACCGTGGGCAACTGCCTGCACAAGACCACCGTGCTGGCGGGCACCGCCTGCCTCTTCACCCCGCTGGCGCTGCCCCTGGATTACTCCCACTACATCTCCCTGCCCGCAGGCGTGctgagcctggcctgctgcaccCTCTACGGCATCTCCTGGCAGTTCGACCCCTGCTGCAAGTACCAGGTGGAGTACGACGCCTACAGACTGTCCCGCCTGCCCCTGCACACACTCACCTCGTCCACCCCAGTGGTGCTGGTCCGGAAGGACGACTTGCACAGAAAGAGACTGCACAACACGATAGCGCTGGCGGCCCTGGTGTACTGTGTCAAGAAGATCTACGAGCTCTGCGCGGTATGA
- the TMEM11 gene encoding transmembrane protein 11, mitochondrial isoform X3 → MAAWGRRRLGPGSGGGGARERVSLSATDCYIVHEIYNGENAQDQFEYELEQALEAQYKYIVIEPTRIGDETARWITVGNCLHKTTVLAGTACLFTPLALPLDYSHYISLPAGVLSLACCTLYGISWQFDPCCKYQVEYDAYRLSRLPLHTLTSSTPVVLVRKDDLHRKRLHNTIALAALVYCVKKIYELCAV, encoded by the exons ATGGCCGCGTGGGGAAGGAGGCGTCTCGGCCCGGGCAGCGGCGGTGGCGGCGCTCGAGAGAG GGTGAGCCTGTCGGCCACAGACTGTTACATTGTACACGAGATCTACAACGGGGAGAACGCCCAAGACCAGTTTGAGTATGAGCTGGAGCAGGCCCTGGAAGCCCAGTACAAGTACATCGTGATCGAGCCCACCCGCATCGGCGACGAGACGGCCCGCTGGATCACCGTGGGCAACTGCCTGCACAAGACCACCGTGCTGGCGGGCACCGCCTGCCTCTTCACCCCGCTGGCGCTGCCCCTGGATTACTCCCACTACATCTCCCTGCCCGCAGGCGTGctgagcctggcctgctgcaccCTCTACGGCATCTCCTGGCAGTTCGACCCCTGCTGCAAGTACCAGGTGGAGTACGACGCCTACAGACTGTCCCGCCTGCCCCTGCACACACTCACCTCGTCCACCCCAGTGGTGCTGGTCCGGAAGGACGACTTGCACAGAAAGAGACTGCACAACACGATAGCGCTGGCGGCCCTGGTGTACTGTGTCAAGAAGATCTACGAGCTCTGCGCGGTATGA
- the TMEM11 gene encoding transmembrane protein 11, mitochondrial isoform X1 has translation MRAAVSAAIALYVPPLLRFQTHSANSLAAGTPRRRGPRLFCLPSIWGMTGSGPSVTSAVEDLEALAAGRSLVRKWTLSAASLSPRSQAAAGRAFRSAVHCGLCSLAGPGPRLERRPGRQLDYISLPPVRCREAARREAFASGESPRWPRGEGGVSARAAAVAALERELCLTVGLCCPEHTTVSRFKGNTDHGDSGVTSLHTPSLVLMCTVADWEAEPCSQWPLG, from the exons ATGCGCGCGGCCGTCTCTGCAGCCATCGCGCTTTACGTTCCCCCCCTTCTCCGCTTCCAGACCCACTCGGCCAACAGTCTGGCAGCAGGGACTCCGCGGCGGCGGGGACCTCGTCTCTTTTGCCTCCCGAGTATTTGGGGGATGACTGGCAGTGGCCCTTCGGTGACCTCAGCGGTCGAAGATCTCGAAGCACTTGCGGCCGGGCGAAGTCTAGTCCGGAAGTGGACCCTCAGCGCCGCCAGTCTGAGCCCGCGTTCCCAGGCGGCCGCGGGGCGGGCTTTCCGGAGCGCTGTGCATTGTGGACTTTGTAGTCTCGCGGGGCCGGGCCCCCGCCTTGAGCGCCGTCCGGGAAGGCAGCTGGACTACATCTCCCTCCCGCCCGTGCGGTGTCGCGAGGCCGCCCGGCGCGAGGCGTTCGCGAGCGGAGAGTCTCCAAGATGGCCGCGTGGGGAAGGAGGCGTCTCGGCCCGGGCAGCGGCGGTGGCGGCGCTCGAGAGAG AGCTCTGCCTGACAGTCGGCCTCTGCTGCCCTGAACACACAACTGTTTCCCGCTTCAAAGGAAACACTGACCATGGAGATTCTGGGGTGACCTCACTCCACACGCCTTCCCTGGTCCTGATGTGCACGGTCGCTGACTGGGAAGCTGAGCCCTGTTCCCAGTGGCCTTTGG GGTGA
- the TMEM11 gene encoding transmembrane protein 11, mitochondrial isoform X2 has translation MRAAVSAAIALYVPPLLRFQTHSANSLAAGTPRRRGPRLFCLPSIWGMTGSGPSVTSAVEDLEALAAGRSLVRKWTLSAASLSPRSQAAAGRAFRSAVHCGLCSLAGPGPRLERRPGRQLDYISLPPVRCREAARREAFASGESPRWPRGEGGVSARAAAVAALERGNTDHGDSGVTSLHTPSLVLMCTVADWEAEPCSQWPLG, from the exons ATGCGCGCGGCCGTCTCTGCAGCCATCGCGCTTTACGTTCCCCCCCTTCTCCGCTTCCAGACCCACTCGGCCAACAGTCTGGCAGCAGGGACTCCGCGGCGGCGGGGACCTCGTCTCTTTTGCCTCCCGAGTATTTGGGGGATGACTGGCAGTGGCCCTTCGGTGACCTCAGCGGTCGAAGATCTCGAAGCACTTGCGGCCGGGCGAAGTCTAGTCCGGAAGTGGACCCTCAGCGCCGCCAGTCTGAGCCCGCGTTCCCAGGCGGCCGCGGGGCGGGCTTTCCGGAGCGCTGTGCATTGTGGACTTTGTAGTCTCGCGGGGCCGGGCCCCCGCCTTGAGCGCCGTCCGGGAAGGCAGCTGGACTACATCTCCCTCCCGCCCGTGCGGTGTCGCGAGGCCGCCCGGCGCGAGGCGTTCGCGAGCGGAGAGTCTCCAAGATGGCCGCGTGGGGAAGGAGGCGTCTCGGCCCGGGCAGCGGCGGTGGCGGCGCTCGAGAGAG GAAACACTGACCATGGAGATTCTGGGGTGACCTCACTCCACACGCCTTCCCTGGTCCTGATGTGCACGGTCGCTGACTGGGAAGCTGAGCCCTGTTCCCAGTGGCCTTTGG GGTGA